One region of Enterobacter ludwigii genomic DNA includes:
- the tssF gene encoding type VI secretion system baseplate subunit TssF, translated as MESKLLEYYNRELAYLREMGAEFAERYPKVAGRLGMRGIEVADPYTERLMEGFAFLTSRVQMKMDAEFPRFSQRLLEMIAPNYLAPTPSMAIAEIQPDSSRGDLSKGFIVPRGTMMDSLALKKTGVTCSYTTAHEVNLLPLKIEKVELGGVPADLPLAQLGLSQRGINSALRIRIACDGPQNLGHLDFDRLEFFLGGPDIEALKLLELVMEHHAGIVCQTVSPQPQRQLLASDALRQEGFEPDQALLPDDLRNFDGYRLLQEYFAFPARFRFISLSGLSRLIERSEDEKAFDIFILLDKSDEQLERVVDASHLALHCTPVINLFPKVAARQKLNDGQHEYHLVVDNIRPLDYEIYAVNKIFGSADGQRDDQTFRPFWSTWSGDAGNYGAYFSQRREQRVLSEHALRYGTRTGYIGSEVFVSLVDEQHAPWQENLRYISAEVLCTSRDLPLMLQQELGQFIMADSMPVKSLTLRKGPTPPRPALAEGFSTWRLISQLQMNYLSLMDSENEEGAAALRQLLGLYANLAETPVARQVEGVRHCVLEPVHRRVPEPGPVVFARGIGITLTVDERAFSGASPWLFGSVLERLFARLVSINSFTEFTLQSQQRGEIGYWAPRMGKRALL; from the coding sequence ATGGAAAGTAAACTGCTCGAATACTACAACCGTGAACTGGCCTACCTGCGTGAAATGGGGGCCGAATTTGCAGAACGCTACCCTAAAGTCGCCGGACGGCTGGGCATGCGCGGCATCGAGGTTGCGGATCCGTATACCGAACGTCTGATGGAGGGCTTTGCCTTCCTGACGTCCCGCGTGCAGATGAAAATGGATGCGGAGTTTCCGCGTTTCTCTCAGCGCCTGCTGGAGATGATTGCGCCGAACTATCTCGCCCCGACCCCCTCAATGGCGATTGCTGAAATCCAGCCAGACAGTAGCCGGGGCGATCTGAGCAAAGGTTTTATCGTGCCGCGCGGCACTATGATGGACAGCCTGGCGCTGAAAAAAACCGGCGTGACCTGCAGCTATACCACTGCGCACGAGGTCAACCTGCTGCCGCTGAAAATCGAGAAAGTCGAACTGGGCGGGGTGCCTGCTGACCTGCCGCTGGCGCAGCTGGGCCTGAGCCAACGGGGGATCAACAGCGCGTTACGGATCCGCATCGCCTGCGACGGCCCGCAAAACCTCGGTCACCTGGATTTCGACCGTCTGGAATTTTTCCTCGGCGGTCCTGACATTGAAGCGCTGAAGCTGCTGGAGCTGGTGATGGAGCACCACGCCGGGATCGTCTGCCAGACGGTCAGCCCGCAGCCGCAGCGACAACTGCTGGCATCTGACGCTTTGCGTCAGGAGGGCTTTGAACCGGATCAGGCGCTGCTCCCGGACGATCTGCGTAACTTTGACGGTTATCGCCTGTTGCAGGAGTATTTTGCTTTTCCGGCACGTTTCCGCTTCATCAGCCTGAGCGGTCTGAGCAGGCTTATTGAGCGCAGCGAAGACGAAAAAGCCTTTGATATTTTCATCCTGCTGGATAAGTCGGATGAGCAACTGGAGCGCGTCGTTGATGCCAGTCATCTGGCGTTGCACTGTACGCCGGTGATCAATCTGTTCCCGAAAGTGGCGGCGCGACAAAAGCTCAACGACGGTCAGCATGAATACCATCTGGTGGTGGATAACATCCGTCCGCTGGATTATGAAATTTACGCGGTGAATAAAATCTTCGGCAGCGCCGACGGCCAGCGTGACGACCAGACGTTTCGTCCTTTCTGGAGTACCTGGAGCGGCGATGCGGGCAATTACGGTGCCTATTTTTCTCAGCGCCGGGAACAGCGCGTGCTCTCAGAACATGCTCTGCGGTACGGCACCCGTACCGGTTATATCGGTTCGGAGGTCTTTGTTTCGCTGGTGGATGAACAGCATGCACCCTGGCAGGAAAACCTGCGCTACATCTCCGCCGAGGTGTTGTGCACCAGCCGCGATCTGCCGCTGATGCTGCAGCAGGAGCTCGGGCAGTTCATTATGGCCGACTCCATGCCGGTGAAATCCCTTACCTTGCGTAAAGGCCCAACGCCACCGCGTCCGGCGCTGGCCGAAGGGTTCAGTACCTGGCGGCTTATCAGTCAGTTGCAGATGAACTACCTCAGCCTGATGGACAGCGAAAATGAAGAGGGCGCGGCGGCGCTGCGTCAGCTGTTAGGGCTGTATGCAAACCTGGCAGAAACGCCCGTTGCGCGTCAGGTCGAAGGGGTTCGCCACTGCGTGCTGGAACCCGTTCACCGTCGTGTTCCTGAACCCGGTCCGGTCGTTTTCGCCCGTGGGATCGGTATTACCCTGACGGTGGATGAGCGGGCGTTTTCCGGTGCCAGCCCCTGGCTTTTTGGCAGCGTGCTGGAGCGCCTGTTTGCCCGGCTGGTGTCGATCAACAGCTTCACCGAGTTCACCCTGCAAAGTCAGCAGCGCGGCGAGATCGGCTACTGGGCTCCGCGGATGGGTAAAAGGGCGCTGCTATGA
- the tssE gene encoding type VI secretion system baseplate subunit TssE, whose protein sequence is MSNPAGEGDLLRSGWQARSKQEKVGARDKMQPSLLDRLTDNDPEKKRESANSNLITHAALRRNVLRDLQWLFNTINHDASGDLSALPHVNRSVINFGVAPLAGKRMSDIEWHDIQRKLTEAIINFEPRILPQGLQVRCVSDTSSLDLHNVLSIEIKGRLWCVPYPLEFLFRTDVDLENGHFELKDAG, encoded by the coding sequence ATGAGTAATCCCGCTGGCGAAGGCGATCTGCTGCGCAGCGGCTGGCAAGCCCGCAGCAAGCAGGAGAAGGTGGGGGCGCGCGATAAAATGCAGCCCTCACTGCTGGATCGCCTCACCGATAACGACCCGGAAAAAAAACGCGAGTCGGCCAACAGCAATCTGATCACCCACGCTGCGCTGCGTCGCAATGTCCTGCGGGATCTGCAGTGGCTGTTTAACACCATTAACCATGATGCGTCCGGTGATTTGAGTGCGTTGCCACACGTCAACCGCTCGGTGATCAACTTTGGTGTTGCGCCGCTGGCCGGGAAGCGCATGTCGGATATCGAATGGCACGACATTCAGCGCAAGCTCACTGAGGCCATCATCAATTTTGAACCACGTATTTTGCCGCAAGGGCTGCAGGTTCGCTGCGTATCGGATACCTCATCGCTGGATCTGCACAACGTGCTGTCCATCGAAATCAAAGGGCGTTTGTGGTGTGTGCCATACCCGCTGGAGTTTCTTTTTCGCACTGATGTCGATCTGGAAAACGGCCATTTTGAACTGAAAGATGCGGGGTAA
- a CDS encoding protein of avirulence locus ImpE has product MNTLYQHLAGESLSDALARLEAEIKARPADADLRAAFVQFLTLSGNWTRALTQLKSWLALKPQAKPTVTLLEQSIQGELQRAQVMAGQARPAMPETQWPWLTTLAAALSEEGEQAAVLRLDALEQAQANPGHLTLENEETQTFDWLMDGDARLGPVCETIVNGRYFWLPFSAIAEIRFQAPASVTDLVWRHALVRLTDGTEQVCQIPARYPFAADASDAVKLGRTTEWRPLDEDATLYEGMGQKAWLSEQSESPLLTLSLVTFATDGADE; this is encoded by the coding sequence ATGAATACGCTTTATCAACACCTGGCGGGTGAGTCGCTCAGCGACGCGCTGGCACGTCTTGAAGCCGAAATCAAAGCCCGTCCGGCAGATGCCGATCTCCGCGCCGCGTTCGTACAGTTTTTAACCCTCAGCGGCAACTGGACGCGTGCGCTGACTCAACTGAAAAGCTGGCTGGCGCTGAAGCCTCAGGCAAAGCCAACGGTTACGCTGCTGGAGCAGTCAATCCAGGGCGAGTTGCAACGTGCGCAGGTAATGGCGGGACAAGCGCGTCCGGCCATGCCTGAAACCCAGTGGCCGTGGCTGACCACGCTTGCTGCGGCGCTGAGCGAAGAAGGCGAACAAGCCGCGGTACTGCGTCTGGACGCCCTTGAACAGGCGCAGGCAAACCCGGGACACCTCACCCTCGAAAACGAGGAAACACAGACGTTTGACTGGCTGATGGATGGCGATGCCCGTCTCGGCCCGGTGTGTGAAACCATTGTGAACGGTCGCTATTTCTGGCTGCCGTTTAGCGCCATCGCAGAAATCCGCTTCCAGGCTCCGGCCAGCGTCACCGATCTCGTCTGGCGCCATGCGCTGGTACGTCTGACCGACGGTACGGAACAGGTGTGTCAGATCCCGGCGCGCTATCCTTTTGCGGCCGATGCCTCCGATGCGGTCAAGCTGGGACGCACCACCGAGTGGCGTCCGCTCGACGAGGACGCCACCCTTTACGAAGGGATGGGGCAGAAAGCCTGGCTGAGCGAACAAAGCGAAAGCCCGCTGCTGACGCTAAGCCTCGTGACGTTTGCGACGGATGGAGCCGATGAGTAA
- a CDS encoding protein phosphatase 2C domain-containing protein: MNIATASLSRQGTRASNQDQTGETIGERSACFVVCDGIAGLPGGDVAAELARNSIISRFDGDKHLNAQHIRDYVKTANRTILSEQQAVQDYRRMGTTLVSLFIDRDYGLAYWAHAGDSRLYLFRRGWLWHVTTDHSLVQQMKDAGHQTDDLNSNLLYLALGIENGGPEASYSDVVQVEDGDAFLLCTDGFWHGVSEEQMKQSLHMVNTPQEWLTLMNQIIQKNGEQEGNAQDNYTALAVWMGNPQDTTLLHTLSDAAQFLPCGTD; encoded by the coding sequence ATGAATATCGCAACGGCTTCTCTCTCCCGCCAGGGGACGCGCGCCAGCAACCAGGATCAGACGGGAGAAACCATTGGGGAACGTTCAGCCTGCTTTGTCGTCTGTGACGGCATCGCGGGCCTGCCGGGTGGTGACGTCGCCGCTGAACTGGCCCGCAACAGCATTATCTCCCGCTTCGATGGCGACAAGCACCTCAACGCGCAGCATATACGCGACTATGTGAAAACGGCGAACCGCACCATTCTGAGTGAACAGCAGGCGGTACAGGACTATCGCCGGATGGGCACGACGCTGGTCAGCCTGTTTATTGACAGGGATTACGGCCTGGCGTACTGGGCGCACGCCGGAGACAGCCGTCTGTATCTGTTTCGTCGGGGCTGGTTGTGGCATGTCACCACCGACCACAGCCTGGTGCAACAGATGAAAGATGCCGGACACCAGACCGACGACCTGAACAGCAACCTGCTGTATCTGGCGCTGGGGATTGAAAACGGTGGACCGGAAGCGAGCTACAGCGACGTGGTACAGGTTGAAGATGGCGATGCCTTTTTACTCTGCACAGACGGCTTCTGGCATGGCGTCAGCGAAGAGCAGATGAAACAATCGCTACACATGGTCAACACACCGCAAGAATGGTTGACCTTAATGAACCAAATCATTCAAAAGAATGGCGAGCAGGAGGGGAATGCGCAGGATAACTATACCGCTCTGGCGGTATGGATGGGCAACCCTCAGGACACCACATTGCTGCACACACTCTCTGACGCAGCACAATTTCTTCCCTGCGGAACTGATTAG